DNA from Pelodiscus sinensis isolate JC-2024 chromosome 1, ASM4963464v1, whole genome shotgun sequence:
ACAAACAGACTGGCGACATAAAGTTGCTTTTTGCTAGGTATACAAGCTATAAACACTGTTCCACATGACTTATTTGAAATACCTGTGTAGCTTTATACCCACCCATTATTACTGCAAACTCCAATAAGTAGACTTTAGCACACAATCATCAGTATTATATGACAGCCAAGTCCTTCTTTATTTGTCCTAGAAACTCAAAACTATAATGTCCAGCAtcccatatttttttttaaacatgacaaACAGTCTATTTGAGATCACAGTACATGGGAGTGAACAAGTTAAGAAGGACCAACCATTCTGAGCCAAAGTGCTTAGGCAGGGTCTGGCTCACAGTAAGTTTGAAAATCCTCCAGAGTCTAGGCACAGTTGTGtcaactcccccaccccatctgaaATTAAAAGTAGAATAAAATCAGTTTCTCCCAAAGTACCCCTGGGCAGACTTccagaactggcttttaaatagttttctattaaaacaaaaaagccacTTGTTAAGGACAAGTACACACGTTTTTCCCAAACCTAAAGCAAGGTTATCATGTCACTTTAgtctattaaagaaaaaaaaacaataattcTAAATTCCTCCAGTAACAGTCACCTTCCATTTACATTCAGGGACAACCAAAAAAAGAATGAAACAGTCTGACAATTTTCCCAGTGTCCATGAATACAGCCCAATCAGAACCAGGTACATGCTAAGAGTACTAGAGAAGCAAGACTTCTGCACTTGGAAACAATCTTCCCATCAGATAGGACACCAAGGCTGAGAGGAACAAAGTTAACCTGAACTCTGAGCCAGATGTGACAGGAACTGGTTTCCTGTTACTCTCATTTCCTGCCAGGCAAAAATGCTACACCCCTGATCTAGTGTAATTTGGCATGTCCCTCAGTAAAGGAGAAGGGCTATTCTAAGCTGGTGGACAGGCTAAGGGGTTAAATTAAAAGGAAGCTCCAAGAGAAGAGAAAGTCCTAATTTAAATACTCTTAAGAGGTTTGAAAAAGTAAGTCAAGTGTTACCACAAGATTAGTTAGCAATAGAAATCCCCATGCTTGTCTCCAACAGCAAGTCACTCTATAAATGGAAATTTCAAATTTTTACCAAACTTTATTCGGAAGAGGTAAAAATTAAGGCTAACATTAAAACAGCTAGTATTTGAACTTAAGTATCAAAAAGTCACAAGTGGATAGGGCTTTTAGAGGTAGATTGCCACCCTAAAAAGTATTCATTAGCTTCAAAGCTAACTGATAACTCAATAAGCAGAGGctagatgtggttgcttcatttGAGATTGGGTGATAGTTAAAATGCTGCTGCCCTTTCAGAATAGTGGTGACTCAGAGGTGGCATAGGTACTCCACCTTCAAGAAGCAGCAGTTCTGTAGATGGGAGAAGCCCTCCCATAGATGCACCACTGTCTACACAGATGTTGGATCTGTACAAGTATGCTGCTCAGGGGCATGACCCAAGCAACATTGCCACACAGTGGCAATATAGACCAAGCTTCAGGAGGACAGATCAGATGTCAAGAGGGCCCATAGTACTGCCTATAGTTATATCTATGTTGCTATCTGGGTGACTGCAGCATAACTAGATATGAGTGAGCTAGCTGAAAGCAAATGCAGCAGAGTCCACACATGCTGCAGTCACACCTTTGCTTGCAGTGTAGAATCACCCTCAGTCTCAAAGCAGGCTAGCTCAGCAAAACTGAGACAAATTCCTCTGTTGTTCAACTAGACTACAAGTTGCACTGCTGGTGGTTTTGAATGTTTCTGTGAAGATAAGAGATGTGATAGTACACGATTTGAGTTCTACGGAAATGAAGTTTCTTCCAATAATGCAGCTCAGCCTCTTACCCACATTCAACCTGTGCTTGAACCAGAAGCATGGAATGGAAGCAAAAGCATCTATGAGACCACTGGGAGAGACTGAATTAAATGAGCTGCCTAAATTTAAGACTAGGGCTGCTACTTAAGCTCTTCCCAGAGCTCAGTCTCATTACcccaagctttaaaaaaaaaaaaaaagatttacagTGTTAGATAAGCCACTGAGTAGAAGGCCAAGAAGAGTTTGAAACTGACACAAGCTCACTGGCAGTAGCAATTTATGCCAGGCTGTTTAGGCCAGGATTGCTGGGGCTGGAGTCCTAATGTGATGTGAAGGCACCACAGAGGAAATAAAGTATATTCTAGCAACACACTTTCATCAATGCCAGTTGAGAGCCTGGTATAGAGCTAGATTGGGCTTTACAATTGGGTATGCGGGAAGGGAGGAGTATTTCAAAGATAAAAAATTGAGTCCAAGAACCTAACcattatgaagatattgaagaaggGTTGCTATCAAGCATGTGGCTTCTCTGCAGTTTGGGAACCTGGTTACTATATCAGCACTTTGAAAAAAGTTTCATTAAGCTAGAGCTTAACTACCCCTGGCACAACAGGAATCCATAGCAGCCTTTTCTTCTGGCAGAAAGACGGCTAGCCTTGCTGGGTAGCTTCCAGATAGCCAGATCCCTCAAcatcgttttttttttttaatctctgagTTTAGGGTAGATGTCTCAATACCACCTAAGcagatattaacagcagcaaGTCTTATGGGTTCAGGAGACATTTAAGAGAGCTCAGTGCCCAGCAACTCTGAGGAAAAAGGGGAACTGAACACAAGAATCTGGCTGCTCCCATTTTGATGCcagaaggagggggaggtgtATGATAGAGCCATTAGAGCCTGTAACAAAGCAGTGTTGACAGACGCATATATATTTGAGAAGGAAATAAACATGCTTCTTGAGGCAGAGTTAGTCCTACAGTTCAGGTATTGATAACTGAGGCTAACCAGCCATTAGAAAAGGCCAGCCACTATATTCAGGAATATTATTACTCATGAGAGTGTTCTCCTTATCAGTTGTACTGGTTAGTGGCATTATAAAATCCAATACTATCTGCATTTGATTTGTTCCTGTACACAAGTTTTGGGATGGTTACTTGCCCAGGTATGACGTTTTCGGCTTCATACACCTAGATCTTCATTAGTTTTGATAGCCCCAGGAACATTAGCAAGAGGAATCAAAGTTTTCAAACTGATTCAATATTTCATTCAGAACACAGAATGCAACACCTCACCTGTCAAAACTTTTCAGGAATACATGGCTCAATTTACACTTGATAGCAAAATACTGTACACCCAGAAGGCCCCAGttaagtcaatggaagctgcTAGATGCTCACTTTTGAAAGTCAGCTGCTTATAAggctgtttgattttttttttttcttttaaaaaggtggCCTCCGGTTAGGCTCAAGTTTATTCTTCTCTGCTTTGGACTCATACCTAGCTAAGCTCTTTTTATGCTATGAGTAACTAAAACTAATAGTCTCGCATTTTTACATATGGCCTGCTGGAACTGTCCTTAGGAGTCTGCCATCAAGGAGTTGGACATGCTAATAGTTTTTTTGGTGGGAAGGGGAATTTAATCCTTTTAAGGGGTATTAGAAGAATTTTATTCTAGCATGAGTCAGCCTTCTATTTTTGTGCAGGATTAGTGTTGCCCAAGCTTTTGCCATTCAGCTTTATTACTGAAAATATGGATCCTCATCTTTCTTTCTACTTTACTCTGCAGAGAAGTTGGAATCCTATGCTTAACAGTTAAGATAATTCCATATCTGGAACTGCACTACCACAATAGGCttgaacaggaaaagaaaggtgTAATTTCAAATTGCTAAAGACCATAAGAAAGGTAAAGCCATGTTAAAGTATTGGCAAAGTACTTAAAGGTTACCATGTGTAGGTTATGATTTTACCTTCTGCTTCAGGGAAAGAAAGCTTAACACCTCCAAGTGCTCTGCTGAACTGTACTTTAACTAGCTTCCTGACCCTGCTATGGAAAACTGGAAGAACTGAGGTTTAGCACCGCTTGtctctacacagacacacacagctggcCTGTATCAGCTGACTCAGTTTGCAGGACTGTAAAGTTGCAATAATGACATTTGGATTCAAGCAGGAGCCAGGGCTCTGGAGTCCTGGCAGGTGGGAAAAGTGTCCTGGAGCTCAGGCTCCTTCCTGAACCCAAACAGCTACCCTTCTATGGTGTAGAGTTTAACTGTAGACATACCGACCCTTCCTCAAGAAATATAGAAGAGTCAAGACAAATGGTGGCTGCTTAGCTCGCTTAACTAGATTCGAGACACATACCACTTTGAAGAACAATTCTCCCCTTCGTAGGAAAGGGGTTGCCTAGCCTGCACTTCAGGAATTAATCATGCAATATGGCCTGATTTCTGCCTTTAGTCCCTCATGGGATGTTCTGTCTGTGTTACACCAATTAGCAATCTCATTAAGCTTACATCTCTTCTCAAGTGGTAGAGAAGAATTTCAGTAGCTCTCCATGGCACCAGCTGAGCTGTTTGAACTAGTGAAAGTAATATTGTTGAACTCTGAAAGGTGCATCTCCAGTGAGACAGGAAGTGATTAGGTTACTTTCGGTAAGAGTTTGGTCCTGCCTGAAGGTGTATAGGAATATGCATTTGTAGAAGGCACATTTAAATAAGTCTCAGATATATTTAGGTAAGTGTTTGGAGTGTGCCCATCTGATGAGAAACAAGCATGCCTTTTTAGTTCTGTACTTGGTAGAGAAGAAGTGGAAGAAAGGGGATATTAAAATTAACTTTAGCATAGGTATGCTAGTCTTAGTTGAAGACATTCCTGGGAAGGTTTGCCCAGTCAAAAAAGGCTTCCTGTTCCTTTGTCAGGCTTCAGACAATTTTATACTTAAACAGTGTTTCAATACTTGTAATTGTTTTGAGGTTTTAATTGTGTCAAGGACTTTAGTACATACAAGTTCACATTCTGGGGAATAGCTGTCATCTGAGAAATTCTCTTCAGAAACTTggcacccaaaaaaaaaaaaaagagaggactTCTAGCCAGTCCTACTGTCAAACTCCCAAAAAAGTAATTTTCAACTCTTCTAGGAAAGATACACAGCTATTTCAGCTATCAATCATTTCTGGAGCCCCTCCAttggagaaaaaaacaaaaagggcACTATCCATTCTGTAAAGCTGTTGCAGGGAGGGGAGAACAGCTTATACAACAATATTCCAATGGGGGGGTAGGTGGGGAACAAACCTGACTATTACCTCAGATGGAGGGAGTGTCAAGTGAGCAGGGGAGGCAATAAGGAAGTACACAGGCTGATCCTGTTACTGCTCTAGGACAGAATGTCTTTGGTTCCATACAAGTTATTCTTGTAGTTACCTCTCAGTGAATAAGCAGCTATATTAAAGTACCTATATCAAATGTGCAATAGCTATGGCCTCAAATTTATAACTAGTTGCAAACATGAGGCCATGGGCTCCCTTCCCCTAACAAAAATAAGGGCAATAAGGCTTCTTGTGGCTTCTATACACAGGGTCCTGAAAGGCTTCACCTTGCCCCTTTTAAACCAGGAGTCTAGTGGTGTGGTCACTAAACAGCAGAGCCAGAGATTCGCTTTAGATAATCTCGGGCTAATTAATGGTTCCCACCACACAAGAATCCATTTATCAAACACTCCAGTTAGAGATTAGTTACACGGCAGCCAGGTGGGATAAGACTGGCTATAGGGGATGGGAGCATTTGAAATGTAGTAGTTGCTGAAGTTGCCATCACTGACATAGGGTGCTGGCTGATAGTAACAGGTAACATTAGTGGCATCAGGTATGATGTTTTGTTCTGCCAGTACTCTAAATGCTAGCAGTGAGATCAGGTTGAGAGTCTGTCTCCGCTCGTGTCCCATGAGGCACACTGTGCTCTCATTTACTACCTTGCGCAAGATCATGAGATAGTCATATTTGCTCCTCTCCTCTTTGGAGAAGTGGTTCTGGAGGTAAGTCTCGAGTTTGCGCTGCTGATCCAGAATGTCAGGAAAGTCTATGAAGAACCGGGAGCACATGTAGCGCTCTAGAGTTTTGATCTCCTCTTTGTCCGTGGGCCTGAAATCCCGCACTAAGAGGTTACTATATTTCAGCAGCCCACCACCTCGGATCTCCTCAGGGTTCTTAGTAGCTATCAGTCTATTTCGGAGGTGATCAAAGGCTGCCTCAAAGTCTCCATACATGCTCTCTCCAATCACAGTTGGATGGAAGTGCTCTGACATAGGAttttcagagcaatcatagtaaAACAGCAAGGAGTCTAGTATTATTTGGAAAGAGTCCACACTGAACTCAAACTGTCGTCGTATGCGATCTACAAATTTTAGCTCTACATTCCTGCCATGTTTGTTGGAGAGTGATATTAAGCTCCATCGGTCCATCTCTGTGCAAACTTTCACTAGCTTTTGGATGTAGGCTTCCTTCAGAGTCATTGGGCTGATTTTTAGTTTGCTCACCCCCTCTGGCAAGAAGTTTAAAAGGGACCGCAACACTACATCTCGGACCAGCTGAAATTCTGTCTCTCTTGGAAGGGACACTTGAAAAATTAGGTCCAGATCTTTGCAACCCAGCCCATTATCCTTGACCAAGACATGACCAGCTGCAGAGCCATTCAGCCGCACATCGTGTACTTGGATGCCTGCCTCATCCAGTCGGCTGCGCACAGTTTGAACAATGTCCTTCAGGGTTATCTTCAGTGTTGGGAAGTTGCCCCGTCCATGGATTGGAACCACATCTGTCAGAACTTCATGCAGACGGCTGACCTGCTCCCAACTCAGTACACTGCATGACATGCAATCAGTATTACTTCCTTTGCCTGCCATCTTAGGGTTTGATCTTCTCTAGAGAAACTGGAagagaaaaaacacattttaaaatacattttgctgGGTTACAATAGAGCACAGACTATACATCCAGGAAGTTAGTCTATCCATATTTTCATTATACATGGTGCTTGAAGAGCCATTCATCTGCACTCCAATAGTGATCAAGAACTTGAGAGCAGATGTTCAGTCTGTCTTGTGGCAGACAGAAGTAATTTCATGCTTAGTTTTGCTGTGAAAGACATTCTTAGCTAGAAACTGACCTATAGTACAAgcccacatgctgctgcttcacATAATTGTGGTTTAAAATGAATGGATTAAGGGCCTGAGTTTCACAGATACTGTAAATCAGAGACAATACTGGAGATCAGATACAATATATTTCTATTAACAGCTGAAATTAGATGGTCTTCCAGCATCCTGGAGTTTGGTAGCATAAAAAGTGCATGCCTTAACACACCCCAGTTAGTGGAGCTGGATTTCTCTGAGTCCcaactaaagatgttaaattgcagttaactgactaatcaagtcattccattgactactcgatgtacatttcaaaggaggaatgcagaatatCACATGCAGCcccgggccagcgggaagtcccgctgactccacgCTGCACATGGGTGCCAGCttcaaaatgtacaagagaccccacTGGGggcctcttgtgcatttcaaagtcacagtgcagcatggagccagggttAGCAGGGTGACCCCAGGTTCCACGCTGagctgccgatttgaaatgccacacagagccagagtcagctggggacaaCCCAGCTTATCCCAtgttctgcagaaatgctgtgctggagcccaggatcagccggGGAGTCCCCTGCTAACCTTGGGCTCCACGCATGGCAGTgccacagctgaccccaggctcagctgtgaggCACTGCCCTTTGATGTActaccccttctccccctgcccctttgaCTAGCCACCTATCCAATACGCAtttgcttaagaacataagaatggccaaactgggtcagaccaaaagtccatctagcccagtatcctgtctgctgtcagtggccaatgccaggtgccccagaggcaatgtaccgaagaccatgatcaagcaatttgtctgacatccttctccagtctttgacagacagaggccaggggcaccattctttaccccctggctaatagccttttatggacctaatctccattaatttatctagctctttttacactattatagtcctagccttcacagcctcctctggcaaggagttccacaggttgactgtgttgtggGAAGAactcttattagttttaaacctgctaactattaatttcatttggtgtccctcaattcttatattatgggaacaagtaaataacttctgtttattcaccttctccacaccattcatgattttatatacttctatcatattcccctgtgttccctcttttctaaactgaggagtcccagtctctttagccgctcctcatatgggacccattccaaacccctgatcattttagttgctcttttctaatgccaaaatatctttgaggtgaggagaccacatctgcagtattcaagatgtaggcatactatagttttatatagggcaGTAAGATGatagtcttattttctatcccttttttaatatcggatagtcaactagtcttcaACATCCTTTGTTCAAACTCAACTTTTACAACTGAAAGTTTAGGTGAGATTTACACTAGATCTGGAAGATCACCTTAAGGAACCCAACTGCAGGTACATAAAATACATAACTGGAGCCTGCttgccttaagctgagcttggagTGGATCTTCAGTGgggggctgatgggagcaaacgctcacGTCTGCATCCCTTACGCTTTGTGACGGCAAGGCATCATCAGCACTGACTAGAAttgccctcagcattcagttcagtgggtcttaactagacccactaaaatcAAGTGCCAGACGATCGATCTCCAGCATGGCAATTGGAGACGTGGCCTAAGATACTTCAGGGCCCTGAATGAAAGCTGCAACTGCACCCAAGTCAGATAAAAGCTAAAGCAACTACATTATTCTCAGCAGCTTGATATGAAGAAGCAAAGTCTGACGATGTCTAGTCTGAGTTCAGACCTTTTGAAGACCGTTGTGGTTGTGTTGAAGTTACACTGCAAGAATTTGTTAACTTGCCTAAgtagctttatttaaaaaagtgtTATTTACAGATCTTGTCTAGAGCTATTCAATTCCAACTGATGTTAAGTTACATATCAAAAGAGAGGGGTGGCCACCTCAAACAGGAGGAAAGACACCTTCAGGAACCATTGTGTTAGACCTACACAATCACTTCAGTGCTCAACATTCCCTTAAGGCTCTAGATCACTAAGCCAAAACATGAGATCCTAGgcctcattttattttcattcttgaagatttacctggtgttgctcaggtccttaatttttttttttaaataaaatgaaagtgcACGCCTCATTTGAATCTTTGCTCTGGGATGAGGCCGAGGGGAttggtatgcaggctgccccaggaaaagAGGACTATCCCAGCAGGCACAGGCAGGGGAAGAGTACATGTCCAGATTTGTCTaggcccccccagcactccccactCAGAACAAGGAATGCAGTAAGTCgtgcacttttcccttgctccctgacagtggGAAtatccagtacaggcagtccccgggttacgtacaagatagggactgtaggtttgttcttaagttgaatctgtatgtaagtccgaactggcgtccagattcagccgctgctgaaactgatcaggggcttcctggagtcagccgctggtcagtttcttcagcagcagctgacttggggacgcctagggcagagcagctggggtgctgccaggttggtccagtagcgcccagagtggcgctacgggaccaaccggcagtgccccagctgctgtaccacaggcgtccagagcaaagccgcagagcatggggcagcgggacagcccagacgcgccgtggctgtcctgctgccctcgggctccgcggctttgctctgctttgctccccgtctccctggtctgcagaaggATTTTTGCAGTTGAGAAACTTAACCCTAAAAATCAAAAGCCTCTCTAAGCTACTGGTTCTAGTCATGTGAGATTACATGACCTGTTAAATGGTAGTGGTATAGTGACAAGTTTCTAAAAGGCTTGGGAAATCAGAGCCAAGTAAGCCATAAGTTTACACTAACTTCCCAACCCAAAATGCTTCATATAAATAAGTGCTATATTAGAAGCAACCTACATCCTATTATGAAGCCATTGTTTCAAACCCCAGATAAATGATGCCTCTTTTACTGAGCatgctggaaagaatattgtaCTAAATGAAGCTTGAGGGTGTAATTCTAGCCAACAGCATGCCTGTTCACTTTCCTCCTATAAAGAATACCATTAACCTTTTACTTGTGTATATTAAACACACCTAAATACTTTCAGATTCTTAGTGTCCCTCCATCTGCTATTTagaggggtacttttttttaaacagttctcTCCTTTAGTGTCTCAAGGCAAGCTATAACATTCACATGTCACTTCTTAGTTACAGGCCTAGGGCAAGAGGAACTAGTCTAAGATACCTGGAGTGGTACAATAGGCAAACTGCTTGTATCACTTTGTGACACTAattagaataaaatattttatgataATTACAGCAGTGAGTACTTCTTGGTCATCAAATAGTGTTAGAGATTCTTAACCATTTAAATGTTAACTGCAGGTATACTCAAAATAGCTTTGGCTATGCTATGGCATTACATGTGGGGCATAGTAATATATATCAACTGCAGAAACAAGTTTGTATTTAATAAAAGGAAAGCATTTGGCAGTCTACATTTGGCTTCAGTGACTAGACAATGACAGGTTGGAATGTTGACTCAGCTGTAGCTATATGCTTGGTAATTTGAAGTATAATTATACTTCTGCACACTATGGTTAACTTCATTTAACTATTATAGAGTTACCATTACATACTTTAAAATTCCAGTCTATGTTGGACTTCTGCAAGTATGTTATATACAGCCCCAACCGTTATTGCTAGGGCTGTTACCGCAGCCAAATTTATACTTTGTTTCCTTCATTGTAAAGGCACACAGTCATAGCAAAATATGCCCTGTGTATTTGTTTCATAGAGGTCAGAAGCAACCACTGCTCAGCTAGTCTAAGCTCTTGTGTAACAAGAGCCATAGAACTTCCTGGAATTTTTTAGAAAGATACCCATACTGGATATAAAAttagtcagtgatggagaatctacaacCCCTGGTAAATTGCTCCAGAGATCATTTACTCACCATTAAATTGATATCTTATTTCCAATCTCAATTAGTATAGGTTCAACTTCTGACCACTGGATCATATTGTAcctctctgctagactgaaaagTCTCATCTGGGAGAGCATCTGCAGGTAGCACACTAGCTgcagcacttcagtgtagacacccagGAGCTAGGTGAATAGGAGACTTCCTCTGACTTCGCAAGGTCTATGCCAgtggtgaggaacctaaggcctgaaGAGCCAGATGCAGCTCCtagttgcctggatctggcccccgaggctcagggcttcttccCCAACATTGGTGTGCCAACGTGGGctctcccacagcccccaatcaaaaaagtttccccaccccggtctacactacagctgagcCTCAGGGCATGTGGATTTCTCCAAACCCCTGGCATACAAAGCTCTAACGATGTGAAAgcctcacaggcaccagctctcTGTACCCGTTCTcaaagggggagaggggttaTTTCTAGATTACTCAAGTCACCCCTTAGGTTACAGGCTCCCATTAGCTCCCTCGCAGCGTTCTTGTTCAAAGGGCGCCGCGGGAAGGGAGCGGGCGCGTTTCCCCCGTGGCCAGCAGGTTTGAAGTCTAGCAAAGACAGGGGGTACCTGCGTGCAAGGCTGATCGCTGCAACGGGCCGCTGGGACGCGGCAGCCAATGCGGCGCGCGCAACGCTTGCGCCCAGCAG
Protein-coding regions in this window:
- the TENT5C gene encoding terminal nucleotidyltransferase 5C → MAGKGSNTDCMSCSVLSWEQVSRLHEVLTDVVPIHGRGNFPTLKITLKDIVQTVRSRLDEAGIQVHDVRLNGSAAGHVLVKDNGLGCKDLDLIFQVSLPRETEFQLVRDVVLRSLLNFLPEGVSKLKISPMTLKEAYIQKLVKVCTEMDRWSLISLSNKHGRNVELKFVDRIRRQFEFSVDSFQIILDSLLFYYDCSENPMSEHFHPTVIGESMYGDFEAAFDHLRNRLIATKNPEEIRGGGLLKYSNLLVRDFRPTDKEEIKTLERYMCSRFFIDFPDILDQQRKLETYLQNHFSKEERSKYDYLMILRKVVNESTVCLMGHERRQTLNLISLLAFRVLAEQNIIPDATNVTCYYQPAPYVSDGNFSNYYISNAPIPYSQSYPTWLPCN